The following proteins are co-located in the Deltaproteobacteria bacterium HGW-Deltaproteobacteria-2 genome:
- a CDS encoding pyridoxamine 5'-phosphate oxidase family protein, protein MRKKEREITDRKAIDGIIERCRVCHLAMCDDKQPYVIPLHFGYDGCFLYFHSALEGRKIEIIKRNNRVGFEFDILHNIVTAQRACDWGAKYESVVGTGTAEIVNDVEDKKAALKCIMRQYGSDVNDFSDEIIKKTLIFRVLILEISGKAK, encoded by the coding sequence ATGCGTAAAAAAGAACGAGAGATAACGGACAGAAAAGCTATTGACGGCATTATCGAACGCTGCCGTGTTTGTCATTTGGCAATGTGTGACGATAAACAACCTTATGTTATTCCTCTTCACTTCGGCTATGACGGATGTTTTCTTTATTTTCATTCCGCGCTGGAAGGAAGAAAAATTGAAATTATCAAAAGAAATAATCGCGTAGGTTTTGAATTTGATATCCTCCATAATATTGTCACAGCACAACGGGCTTGCGACTGGGGAGCAAAATACGAAAGTGTTGTAGGAACAGGTACAGCGGAAATAGTAAATGATGTGGAGGACAAAAAAGCCGCTCTGAAATGTATTATGCGTCAATACGGAAGCGACGTGAACGATTTTTCCGATGAAATTATTAAAAAGACCTTGATTTTTCGTGTGCTAATACTGGAAATCAGCGGTAAGGCAAAATAA
- a CDS encoding SAM-dependent methyltransferase, with amino-acid sequence MNKKYVHGYDQKENIRLQDQASTLVELLHADTFYPAGSRVLEAGCGVGAQTVTLAKNSPDALITSVDISETSLVEARKKVAAAGLTNVFFEQADIFNLPYVEEAFDHIFVCFVLEHLSRLVAALKALKDYLREGGTITVIEGDHGSVYFHPESEAAHKAIQCQVELQRRAGGNAMIGRELYPLLTQAGFKSVHVSPRMVYVDSSKPELVEGFTKKTFTAMTEGVREAAIKSGIIEENIFDQGIRDLYRTAEADGVFCYTFFKATGRK; translated from the coding sequence ATGAATAAAAAATACGTTCATGGGTATGACCAGAAAGAAAATATAAGATTGCAGGATCAGGCATCTACGCTGGTTGAATTATTGCACGCAGACACTTTTTATCCGGCAGGAAGCCGTGTTTTGGAAGCCGGTTGCGGCGTTGGAGCGCAAACGGTTACGCTGGCAAAAAACAGTCCTGATGCCTTGATTACTTCTGTCGATATATCCGAGACCTCTCTTGTTGAAGCCAGAAAAAAAGTGGCAGCGGCAGGCTTGACTAATGTTTTCTTTGAGCAGGCGGATATTTTTAATTTGCCTTATGTGGAGGAAGCCTTCGATCATATTTTTGTTTGTTTTGTTCTGGAACATCTCTCACGGTTAGTCGCGGCGCTGAAAGCATTGAAAGATTATTTGAGAGAAGGCGGTACGATTACAGTTATCGAAGGGGATCATGGCTCTGTCTATTTTCATCCGGAAAGCGAAGCCGCGCATAAAGCGATTCAGTGTCAGGTTGAACTGCAGCGCAGAGCCGGCGGCAATGCCATGATAGGAAGAGAACTTTATCCGTTGTTAACTCAAGCCGGTTTTAAGTCGGTTCATGTTTCTCCGCGAATGGTTTATGTTGATTCCAGTAAACCTGAACTTGTGGAAGGATTCACTAAAAAGACATTCACGGCGATGACAGAAGGTGTCCGCGAAGCGGCTATCAAATCGGGAATAATAGAAGAAAACATTTTTGATCAGGGCATACGGGATTTATATCGAACCGCCGAGGCTGACGGTGTCTTCTGTTACACGTTCTTTAAAGCAACAGGCAGAAAATGA